A portion of the Sulfurospirillum diekertiae genome contains these proteins:
- a CDS encoding thioredoxin domain-containing protein produces MTHTNELIHEDSPYLLQHAHNPVNWMPWSDQALAKAKAENKLIFLSIGYSTCHWCHVMERETFEDEMSAKVLNDAYVSIKVDREEMPDLDKYYQDVHYLLTQRAGGWPLSIIMTPTQQVIFAGTYLPPQSGQGRMGFRELTSFIKGKFDDDLAEVQKSAQSIEAAIKHYERSFEQKESIYTDTVIETFVSKVKASYDDVSKGVGSAPKFPHASTWNALLDIYARTKNLEALYMSEDALMAMARGGINDQIEGGFYRYSVDEAWVIPHFEKMLYTNAELIEVYAKVFKITQKPYFQEVVDTTIEAMDERFLKEGLYLSASDADSEGEEGKYFVFGFKEAKEALLNGGLSLSAEETKAVMDYFGITKFGNFEHQTTNPVLTCNEKPARLNEAIAILKEERQKVAYPFIDTKILTAWNALMVTALFEAGKIEKAKNVLDTLLKSLHVNGILYHQMIFGGSLKVEALLEDYAFVIEALLRGYAHTKEIHYLELAKKLSHEAEQKFYKEETWYLSDKAFRAKAVLEDNSYKSPLSTMIKNLFELAKIEDDTALFIRAKDMLESFGVGVQKYAHAYPEAVRAVTLYM; encoded by the coding sequence ATGACGCATACAAATGAACTCATCCATGAAGATTCTCCCTATCTGTTGCAACATGCGCACAATCCTGTTAACTGGATGCCATGGAGCGATCAAGCGCTTGCCAAAGCCAAAGCCGAAAATAAACTGATTTTTCTTTCCATTGGGTACAGCACCTGTCATTGGTGTCATGTGATGGAGCGAGAAACGTTTGAAGACGAGATGAGTGCCAAAGTGCTCAATGATGCGTATGTGAGCATCAAGGTCGATCGTGAAGAGATGCCAGATCTTGATAAATACTACCAAGATGTGCATTATCTACTTACCCAGCGCGCGGGTGGTTGGCCGCTGAGTATTATTATGACGCCGACACAGCAAGTCATTTTTGCAGGAACCTATCTGCCGCCGCAAAGTGGGCAAGGGCGTATGGGTTTTCGTGAGCTTACGAGTTTTATCAAAGGGAAGTTTGACGACGATTTAGCAGAAGTTCAAAAGAGTGCACAAAGCATAGAAGCTGCTATTAAGCACTATGAGCGTAGTTTTGAGCAAAAAGAGAGTATCTATACTGACACGGTCATTGAAACGTTTGTGAGCAAAGTGAAGGCGAGTTATGATGATGTCTCCAAAGGTGTGGGAAGTGCTCCTAAGTTTCCCCATGCTTCGACGTGGAATGCCCTTTTGGATATTTACGCCCGAACGAAAAACCTTGAAGCACTCTATATGAGTGAAGATGCGCTTATGGCTATGGCACGAGGCGGCATCAACGATCAAATCGAGGGTGGCTTTTACCGTTATAGCGTTGATGAGGCTTGGGTGATTCCCCATTTTGAAAAGATGCTTTATACGAATGCTGAGTTGATTGAAGTCTATGCCAAAGTATTTAAAATCACACAAAAACCGTACTTTCAAGAGGTCGTTGACACAACCATCGAAGCAATGGATGAGCGGTTTTTAAAAGAGGGATTGTATCTGAGCGCTAGCGATGCGGACTCAGAAGGAGAAGAGGGCAAATACTTTGTTTTTGGTTTTAAAGAGGCCAAAGAAGCACTTTTAAACGGTGGACTGAGTCTGAGTGCAGAGGAAACCAAGGCAGTGATGGACTATTTTGGTATCACAAAATTTGGCAATTTTGAACACCAAACTACCAATCCTGTTCTTACATGTAACGAAAAACCTGCACGTCTGAATGAAGCGATTGCGATTTTAAAAGAAGAGCGTCAAAAGGTAGCGTATCCGTTTATCGACACCAAAATTTTGACCGCTTGGAACGCTTTGATGGTGACTGCACTTTTTGAAGCAGGCAAGATTGAGAAAGCAAAAAATGTGCTTGATACACTTTTAAAATCTTTACATGTAAACGGCATTTTGTACCATCAAATGATCTTCGGTGGCAGTTTAAAAGTGGAAGCATTACTGGAAGATTATGCTTTTGTCATTGAAGCTTTATTGCGTGGTTATGCACATACCAAAGAGATTCATTATTTGGAATTGGCAAAGAAACTCAGCCATGAAGCAGAGCAGAAATTTTACAAAGAAGAGACGTGGTATCTCTCCGATAAAGCCTTTCGTGCCAAAGCCGTTTTGGAAGATAACAGCTACAAAAGCCCGCTTTCAACGATGATCAAAAATCTGTTTGAACTCGCAAAAATTGAAGATGATACAGCGTTGTTTATAAGAGCCAAAGATATGTTGGAGAGTTTTGGAGTTGGGGTTCAAAAATATGCTCATGCATACCCCGAAGCGGTAAGGGCAGTTACGCTTTACATGTAA
- a CDS encoding rhodanese-like domain-containing protein gives MPKILLLIAIFTTFLFAELRHVDVSEEVVTSGIKIIDIRTMPEWKETGMVKDAIPLTFFDEQGRYDTDNFMKELNQYVSKDKEFALICRTGSRSAAVSELLSKQGYKVVNLKGGMKSLIQKGYTPTPYNP, from the coding sequence ATGCCTAAAATTCTACTACTTATCGCCATTTTTACCACGTTTTTATTTGCTGAATTACGCCATGTCGATGTCAGCGAAGAGGTTGTTACAAGTGGCATTAAAATTATTGATATTCGAACCATGCCCGAATGGAAAGAGACTGGAATGGTTAAAGATGCCATCCCGCTCACTTTTTTTGATGAGCAAGGACGTTATGACACAGATAATTTCATGAAAGAGCTTAATCAATATGTGAGTAAAGATAAAGAGTTTGCTCTGATTTGCCGAACGGGTAGTCGAAGTGCGGCTGTTTCTGAGCTTCTTTCAAAGCAGGGTTACAAAGTGGTTAATCTTAAAGGTGGTATGAAATCATTGATTCAAAAAGGCTATACTCCTACGCCTTATAACCCTTAG
- a CDS encoding ATP-dependent helicase yields MPLSRLNAEQRSAATAPSGYNLIIASAGTGKTSTIVARIAHLLNHGTQPSKILLLTFTNKAAAEMLERVGVFFDKSITSQIESGTFHAVSYRLLKKLGRNIVLKQPKDLKILLKSIHDRRRFDHIDSSVKAYSAAYLYDLFSLYQNSTVTQSFTEWLESNDSEHGLFFDIYEDIFEEFQALKREFGYVDFNDLLILMRDTLKTTDTLSFDEVLIDEYQDTNTLQGSLIDAFHSKSLFCVGDYDQSIYAFNGANIDIIGSFATRYPNANVFTLNKNYRSSHKILSLANRVIEKNPRLYEKRLEVTRDGTFEAPKLLIYDELFSQYQAISTLIKHSMHAPADIAVIFRNNSTADGIEATLREQGIACKRKGGISFFDSAEVKAMLDLVGVVVNPKDMMAFIHSFEYARGVGSSLSKELFDGLFKLGNGNIYQGFFNPRDDVEDIFKKRAKNHQLGLFDDIIDLGSVSRFYNFGFEELFLSNPILKHPKLTTDGAKFLHQFYKFMKHATRIKTPQSLINHVLSSEVFSAIAEVLAIKRTIKKDGTIDEKLKAEARARIFRKGHLLKDLASGYASSERFLNALTLGSNEMSEGEGVNLLSIHASKGLEFKEVYVIDLMDGRFPNRKLMQKGGSLEEERRLFYVATTRAKDMLILSYAKYDKIKKISYTHSPFLVEAGMVH; encoded by the coding sequence ATGCCTCTTAGTCGACTTAATGCTGAACAAAGAAGTGCTGCAACAGCACCCTCAGGATATAATCTTATTATTGCCAGTGCAGGAACAGGTAAAACTTCGACCATTGTCGCAAGAATTGCTCATCTTCTCAATCATGGAACGCAGCCCTCAAAAATTTTACTGCTAACTTTTACGAATAAAGCTGCTGCTGAAATGCTTGAGCGTGTGGGCGTTTTCTTTGATAAATCGATTACCTCTCAAATTGAATCAGGCACGTTTCATGCGGTGAGTTACCGTCTTTTAAAAAAATTGGGACGTAATATCGTTTTAAAACAGCCCAAAGATCTCAAAATTTTACTCAAAAGTATTCATGATAGACGCCGCTTTGACCATATTGACTCAAGTGTAAAGGCGTACAGTGCAGCGTATTTGTATGATCTTTTTTCACTTTATCAAAACAGTACGGTAACACAAAGTTTTACGGAGTGGCTTGAGTCAAATGATAGCGAGCATGGTCTTTTTTTCGATATTTATGAAGATATATTTGAAGAGTTTCAAGCGCTCAAGCGTGAATTTGGGTACGTTGATTTTAACGATCTTTTGATTTTGATGCGAGATACGCTCAAAACGACCGATACGCTTAGTTTTGATGAAGTGCTCATTGATGAGTACCAAGACACCAATACGTTGCAGGGTTCTTTGATTGATGCTTTTCACTCAAAATCTCTTTTTTGTGTGGGAGATTATGACCAGAGCATTTACGCGTTTAATGGCGCGAATATTGACATCATCGGCTCTTTTGCCACGCGCTATCCCAATGCCAATGTGTTTACGCTCAATAAAAATTACCGATCATCCCATAAAATTCTCTCATTAGCGAATCGTGTCATTGAAAAAAATCCAAGGTTGTATGAAAAAAGGCTTGAAGTAACGCGTGATGGTACATTTGAAGCACCAAAACTTTTAATTTATGATGAACTCTTTTCACAGTATCAGGCAATCTCAACGCTCATTAAGCATTCTATGCATGCGCCTGCTGACATTGCCGTTATCTTTCGCAATAACTCGACAGCCGATGGTATTGAAGCCACTCTACGTGAGCAAGGCATCGCCTGTAAGCGAAAAGGAGGCATCAGCTTTTTTGATTCAGCCGAAGTCAAAGCGATGCTCGATCTTGTTGGCGTGGTAGTTAATCCTAAAGATATGATGGCGTTTATACATAGTTTTGAATATGCTAGAGGGGTAGGAAGTTCGCTTTCAAAAGAGCTTTTTGATGGACTTTTTAAACTGGGCAATGGCAATATCTATCAAGGGTTTTTCAACCCAAGAGACGATGTGGAAGACATTTTTAAAAAAAGAGCTAAAAACCATCAATTAGGGCTTTTTGATGACATCATTGATCTAGGCAGTGTCAGTCGTTTTTACAATTTTGGCTTTGAAGAGCTTTTTCTCTCCAATCCTATTTTAAAACACCCAAAGTTGACCACCGATGGTGCGAAGTTTTTACATCAGTTTTACAAGTTTATGAAACATGCAACACGTATTAAAACACCGCAAAGCCTTATCAACCACGTCTTAAGCTCGGAAGTGTTTAGTGCCATTGCTGAAGTTTTAGCTATCAAGCGCACGATTAAAAAAGATGGCACTATTGATGAAAAACTCAAAGCAGAAGCACGTGCACGTATCTTTCGTAAAGGACATCTACTCAAAGATTTGGCGAGTGGTTATGCTTCGAGTGAGCGTTTTTTAAATGCGCTGACGCTTGGAAGTAACGAGATGAGTGAAGGTGAGGGTGTCAATTTACTCAGTATTCATGCTAGCAAAGGGTTGGAGTTTAAAGAAGTCTATGTCATTGATCTCATGGATGGACGTTTCCCCAACCGTAAATTGATGCAAAAAGGTGGAAGCTTGGAAGAGGAACGTCGTCTCTTTTACGTAGCAACCACACGCGCGAAAGATATGCTCATTCTCTCGTATGCCAAATATGACAAGATCAAAAAGATCAGCTACACGCATTCACCCTTTTTAGTTGAAGCGGGAATGGTACATTAA
- a CDS encoding CDC27 family protein codes for MTSSRFEELEKRCARLKKARILRLVSLLACLFLGSFGIYYWLNHARQGVNENTHVSVHDANASIPLLSDINETTTQNVEVIPISQMEASAEILFLAPHVYKDKTKLPSAELEEAKRSLNEEQHLLKVFQAEQNFSNAYALAHFYFERKSYSEVILWAKEASKCDSRSDLPWILYAKSKFYLGDRAEAIRSLELFLGYINSKEAQALLNFYKGQE; via the coding sequence ATGACAAGTAGTCGCTTCGAAGAGCTAGAAAAACGCTGTGCAAGGCTTAAAAAAGCACGTATTCTTCGCTTAGTTTCTCTCCTTGCATGTTTGTTTTTAGGTTCATTTGGTATTTATTATTGGTTGAATCATGCGCGCCAAGGGGTAAATGAAAACACTCATGTATCGGTTCATGATGCCAATGCTTCTATCCCTCTTCTTTCTGATATAAATGAGACGACAACACAAAATGTAGAAGTTATACCGATATCACAAATGGAGGCTTCGGCAGAGATACTTTTCTTAGCGCCACATGTGTACAAAGACAAGACTAAATTACCTTCTGCTGAGCTAGAAGAGGCCAAGCGATCTTTAAATGAAGAACAGCATTTGCTAAAAGTATTTCAAGCAGAGCAAAATTTTTCTAATGCGTATGCTTTGGCACATTTTTATTTTGAACGCAAATCGTATAGTGAAGTTATTCTTTGGGCCAAAGAGGCAAGCAAATGTGATTCACGCTCTGATTTACCTTGGATTTTGTATGCAAAGTCAAAATTTTATCTGGGCGATCGAGCAGAAGCCATAAGGTCTTTGGAACTTTTTTTAGGCTATATTAATTCTAAAGAAGCACAAGCACTTTTAAATTTTTACAAAGGACAAGAATGA
- a CDS encoding ATP-binding protein, translated as MKDFEAAKEFFKDTVDPSLYFDSISAEIARNKLQEAIGNPAIPLMFIIGDPGVGKSHIMRVMHHATALKTTTVLIEHPFFDPRDLYKELYEARGMNFDKNKSQGEFLDDLFEAYVGTLCTIFIDEAQLLNNDQFEFIRCFK; from the coding sequence ATGAAAGATTTTGAAGCTGCAAAAGAGTTTTTTAAAGATACTGTTGATCCTTCGTTGTATTTTGATAGCATAAGTGCTGAAATTGCCCGAAATAAACTCCAAGAAGCCATTGGCAATCCTGCTATTCCCCTTATGTTTATTATTGGTGATCCTGGTGTAGGGAAAAGTCATATTATGCGAGTCATGCACCATGCAACAGCCCTTAAAACGACTACTGTTTTGATTGAACATCCTTTTTTTGATCCACGCGATCTCTATAAAGAGCTTTATGAAGCGCGAGGTATGAACTTTGATAAAAATAAAAGCCAAGGCGAATTTTTAGATGATCTGTTTGAAGCTTACGTAGGGACGTTGTGCACGATTTTTATTGATGAAGCACAACTGTTAAATAATGACCAATTTGAGTTTATTCGTTGTTTTAAGTGA
- a CDS encoding hydrogenase — protein MNLEISYESKGLITYSQSNQDVNAKDKKLTTGKQITNSYLADYMAKVASESKTTFGTQADTFTLADIGYKGKPIGQLSQDEAKSLVADDGFFGIPQTSARIADFVINGAGDDLSKLQAGRSGMLQGFGEAEKLWGGKLPEISYTTMQKALEKVDARIKELGGSVLDTSV, from the coding sequence ATGAATCTAGAAATTTCGTATGAATCAAAAGGCTTGATAACCTACTCACAAAGCAATCAAGACGTCAACGCTAAAGATAAAAAACTGACAACGGGTAAGCAGATTACCAACAGTTATTTAGCAGACTACATGGCAAAAGTTGCCTCTGAGTCTAAAACGACTTTTGGCACTCAAGCCGATACGTTTACTCTTGCTGATATTGGTTATAAAGGCAAACCTATTGGTCAGTTGAGTCAAGATGAGGCTAAGTCCTTAGTCGCAGATGATGGTTTTTTTGGTATTCCCCAAACGAGTGCACGTATTGCTGATTTTGTCATTAATGGAGCAGGCGATGATCTTTCCAAACTTCAAGCAGGACGATCGGGAATGCTCCAAGGTTTTGGAGAGGCTGAGAAACTTTGGGGTGGAAAATTACCTGAAATTAGTTATACTACAATGCAAAAAGCACTCGAAAAAGTTGATGCCAGAATCAAAGAACTTGGTGGAAGTGTGCTCGATACATCAGTCTAA
- a CDS encoding ATP-dependent DNA helicase codes for MNLAQKLIDILKKDNVLLTGGAGVGKSYLVGEIVTELRKVGKQVVVLGSTGVSAVNVGGQTLHSFFAFGICNHLDELTRHDRYAKARLTEIKKVLTRCDLLVIDEISMVSADLLDMIYYRLRNANFEGSVLFVGDFFQLPPVSKGKENSLWGGFEYAFESSSWNAFEPVVVELTITKRTHDVLFFSHLGKIRRGILDSDTLEYLEALRTNVGVWDDDPTVLFGRNKEAEMLNIQKLAQIESEPIVLKAKEKVHEQSLHVNKIEGWKNALPIPVDLTLKVGAKVLFCTNKWGKYYNGERGIIKAIDENEVIVEKAGEFVKVERQEYTLHENVVMEGEVKEKPLVSIEQFPLKLAYAITIHKSQGMSIDSLVCNINNIFEKSQFYVAISRARYPKQLLLDYHYQRFYEHLTRCVQVSPKVGEFYQKSDILKIEEIKSDSLFDEF; via the coding sequence TTGAACTTAGCACAAAAACTCATCGATATTTTAAAAAAGGACAATGTACTGCTTACGGGTGGTGCGGGTGTGGGCAAAAGCTATCTGGTGGGTGAAATTGTTACGGAGCTAAGAAAAGTAGGCAAACAGGTCGTCGTTCTTGGAAGTACAGGGGTGAGTGCGGTTAATGTGGGTGGTCAAACTTTGCACAGCTTTTTTGCCTTTGGCATCTGCAACCATCTTGATGAGCTCACTCGCCATGACCGTTACGCCAAGGCAAGACTTACTGAAATTAAAAAAGTGCTCACGAGATGCGATCTTTTAGTCATTGATGAGATTAGCATGGTTTCGGCTGATTTGCTTGATATGATCTATTATCGTCTTCGTAATGCCAATTTTGAGGGAAGTGTGCTTTTTGTGGGCGACTTTTTTCAACTGCCGCCTGTTTCCAAAGGCAAAGAAAATAGCTTATGGGGCGGTTTTGAATATGCGTTTGAGAGCAGTTCATGGAATGCGTTTGAGCCTGTGGTGGTGGAGCTGACCATCACGAAACGAACACACGATGTGCTTTTCTTTTCTCACCTTGGAAAGATACGACGAGGCATACTGGATAGCGACACACTCGAATACTTAGAAGCTTTGCGCACCAATGTCGGTGTTTGGGATGATGACCCAACGGTTTTGTTTGGCAGAAACAAAGAAGCGGAGATGCTCAACATCCAGAAATTGGCACAGATTGAGAGCGAGCCCATCGTGCTGAAAGCCAAAGAAAAAGTGCATGAACAGTCTTTACATGTAAACAAAATAGAAGGCTGGAAAAACGCACTTCCGATTCCTGTGGACTTGACCTTAAAAGTGGGTGCAAAGGTGCTTTTTTGTACCAATAAGTGGGGCAAATACTACAATGGCGAGCGAGGCATTATTAAAGCGATTGATGAAAATGAGGTCATCGTGGAAAAAGCGGGCGAATTTGTCAAAGTGGAGCGCCAAGAGTACACCTTGCATGAAAATGTGGTGATGGAGGGTGAAGTCAAAGAAAAACCGCTCGTTTCCATTGAGCAGTTTCCTTTAAAGCTCGCCTATGCTATCACGATTCATAAGTCTCAAGGCATGAGCATTGACTCTTTGGTCTGTAACATCAACAACATCTTTGAAAAAAGCCAATTTTACGTCGCAATTTCAAGAGCACGTTACCCAAAACAGCTTCTGCTCGACTACCATTATCAACGATTTTATGAGCATTTGACGCGGTGTGTGCAAGTCTCACCCAAAGTAGGGGAGTTTTACCAAAAATCAGATATTTTGAAAATAGAAGAAATTAAGAGCGATTCACTTTTTGATGAATTTTGA